Sequence from the Hylaeus volcanicus isolate JK05 chromosome 1, UHH_iyHylVolc1.0_haploid, whole genome shotgun sequence genome:
TTCCTAgtaattatacatgtattccTTGCGGTGCAAGATATTGTAGCATGAAATGCTTAGGTACTCATCTCGACACAAGGTGTTTAAAATGGACAGCTTAATTTTGTaagactattaataaaattaagatcAAACGAgtatttatatcaaataaatttgattatttttgtatgaataatttgtaatcTTTCTTAATCCGCGTACCTATTACAACGTAGACTTTTTATTGTCGTGTACACGATACGATGAGTTTCGTATGTATACTGGATACAGCACTctgaaatcataaaaaaacatAGATGATGTATGATGTATGATGTGGTCTagtgaacgaataaaaagaaaagagaaaaagaaaaaatgaaaaaattccgGGAACGAGACTGTATCGTATTTGCATATCGGTTCTCGAGTCCTTTGGAGCCTGATGAAGCCTGATGGAGCCTGAAATCTGAATGCCGCCTGAAAACGAGCCGGAGACGGTTTTCAtttgataaaaacaaaattggcCCTCTGGTGGAAtctaaatgaaactttgtagTGTGACGAAAGAGATAGCAATAGAAAAGTAGGAAGACGTCTAGTGAGTGGAAGGACGTGTGAGGACGTGTTATCGTCCGAAAAATGATGTGAAGTTTGAAAAGTCGCGAACGTAATCGTTGTTTCGCCCTTATGTACAGACGGTTTCAAACGAAATTGATCTACGTGAAAGTGTTACGTATTCGAACACATTATATCGTGTTGTTGTGAAGGGACTGGTTATCGTATAGGTTATAATAATAGATAGGCATGTAAAATGTCATAGATGTAACATTTGTAAAAGAAGAGTGGCTAATAAATGATTCTACTgttatttccaataaatgtaCGTATGGCTCGTATGAGTTGGATATTATGATTCTTTCGATTGTTGAAAAAGTCGATTCCTAAAGCGTTACGAGTTTCCTCGTACCAACTAATGAACGTGAATATTAGTATACCTCGTAGTTACATACCTAATCAGATAAAGAATTACTTGAGTTTAATCCAACTTTTCAAGTACTGTCCTTGCTAATATTGGATTTTCAAGTGAGCAGCAAAGAATAACACGATTTGTTGGTAAAAGCGCGAATTCAGAACATTCAATTTCCACAAACACGTTCTGTCCTCTACCGGGATAGAGGAGTATTTTaacgtttcgaaatatccGCGGGAAATGTTCGCTCTAATTTTGTATGCTTTTCGTTTATCCGAAAGAACATTGAGAACGACTGAAATATCATCATCAATATATTAATCGGTATGATGTGAATTATTTACCTGTGATACGATTAATGCAAAGTTAAACAATGTGGATGCACGAGCGGAAAGGAATAATCGAAGgtaacatgttttttttttacggatgTTAACATTCGAAtgtagaaatgaatgaatCTCAAAGAATTTCTTCTATCGAGATATTGGAgtcgttgaaaatttattgaaaaaatgtatgtaaaaaacAGACGACGACCAAATTACCAATTCTGTTTCACCCCTAATGTATCAGAAAACATCACATGCATTAATAATGACACGTTTTTTGGAGCCTGGACAAACCGTCCGCGGCCGTCGGCCTACCGTAACCCTTATcccattattattcatttattagaataatgtAAAATCGTTGTAACTCGTgtataatattgtacaatacATGCGCAATAACTGTCATTTCTTTAGAGTTCTTCATCAACtgacatttgtatttatagaCGGAAATGAAACAACCGAAGATAATTAGAATAAGCTTCCATGTGTAACCGTCGGTGGCAGAGGTGGAATTCACAGCGAAGATAAGATCTTTGCGAACCGTGCAACTCTTTAATTGCACAAGTTAATTACTGCGCACCACTCAGTGCAATAACGATGACGACTTTAGACTCGCAGGCCGATAAAACTTTATGCCATCTCGATAAGGTTTCGAGCACGGAGTTGGCTGAAATTTCGTTCGAGTGTGGAATCTATGACGGATTAAGTCCATTGGAAAATCAGGTAGCTGGACACATGTTTGACGACAAACGACGCACCATCGGTAAGCACTCGACCGATTTAAATGCCACTTCGAAACTAGACATATCGGAAAATCAATTTACTCTATATCTACATTTCATCATTTCATCGGAAAATTGCTAATAATACGAAATTTAACAACTACTAGAAAACTTGGACAAACtatcgaaacaattatttgaaataactgaaattcaatcgtttatttttaacaatttggCAAAGAAAATTACACGTTAGTCGAGATAGTattaatttaagtaattttttaactctACGCACCAGCTTTCAACACCAgctgcaaattatttttattgtaccgGACAGATAATATAATTCTTATTAAGTTTAATCCGAGttacgatatatatatgtatagaacgAGTAACGCAACTTGAGCCGATCGTGTCTCTTTTCCGTTCGACGATAACAACATTTCAACAGTTTCATAATGTCGGTTTCGTTATTATCTTTTGTGTAGATCCATCATTTCTTCGATCCATAGATAATTGTTCGATCGAGCATACATGTTGTCAGGATTACATACTTGTTTTCATTCATCGGTACGAAGGGTGATTTACACAAAACATTCAATCGAGTTGTTTTTATAAACTTGAATAGATACTCAACTTGAATttggagaaattaaattggagTGTTAAGTGCGAATGAATtacaataaacataaatattttctcgatcGCGGAAAATATCCTCGTTTCTACATATTAAAGCGGTTGCAAagagtggaaaaaaaaagaaaagagaaatacaCGAGGACCACCGGTTTAGtagaatgtttaatttaaacattaacTTACAGACATCGTAGCACGATAAATAGGTTTTCTAATATGGCAAAGGTAGACGTGTTATTAGCGGTTAACGAATACCGAAGAAATGCACGCAAAGCAGTgagtttatacatatacggAGAACAATATCCAGATAGAGGTTTGTCCTTGCACCCAAGGACTTTTTACGACTCTGCGTGCCGAGGTAAATTTCCAATTGGACACATGAACGTTTACTCTACGCCCCAGAGAGCGTAGCTTTGCGTTGCAAACAAATCGATTATACTCTGAGCAATATCGATATACCGAGTGTTACGACATTACAGTgcacttgaaatattattcaatctcGCGTctgttcaattttctattGTGAAATCATTAATCCTCTTTTTCATTGTATCCTGTGACCCGAGGTAACGGTTAAACGTCGAAACGTCGAAACGTCGAAACGTCGAAAGTCTGAAACCAATGGaagatatttatgtttttgtaAGCTCTCGCTATCTCGAAAAACTTGTTATTGTTATCAAGTAATCAGCTTAAATCagatttttcttgtaaaatgaaacatcTTATTAAAAAGTTGATTACTTGAATTGTTGTAGGCATGTTACGTAGACCGGACGGTCGGGTGCTGAAACCTGTCGTTAAACCATTACTTGGCAAAAGGGAAATCGCATTCTACGAAAGTTTACAAGCATCCCAAGATCCCGTCATGTTACAATTGAAGAATTATGTTCCAAAATATTACGGCACGACAGAATTGCAAATATTCGGCAAACGTAAGATATCGAAAATATCAGTTTTTGTTGTTGCTCGgtttttaattgattattaacTATGATATTAACTATAATCGTTTAATCGTTTGCATGAAATATTAGGAGTAACGTTCCTCACGCTGAAAGATATTATCCATGGTATGGCGGAACCGTGCGTGATGGACATAAAAATAGGTAGACGAACGTGGGATCCCTTGGCCACGCCTCAAAAAAGAGCAACGGAAGAATTGAAGTATGCCGAATCGAAACGCACTTATGGATTTTGCATTACTGGCTTTCACGTCTATTGTTTGTCTTCCGgacaattaaaaaagtttggcAAACATTACGGGAAAACACTCGATGCCAAGGGTGTCGTGGAAGGTATATTATAAACTTGAATAATTGTTTGCAGCATAACAATGAGCGCACAGTTTTTAGCTGTTTTTTGGAAATGTTATACAGCTCGAAATAGTTACAGGATTtcgtttaaaagtaaaagcaATTGTATGTATACTATTCCTAAACATATTAAcctgtttaaaatattacgtaGCGTACCGTACGATAAAGTTATTCGTTCGAATGAATCTTGTAACTATTTCGAGCAGTGTATAGGTAATCAATAGAACGAAAAGTTTTCTCTTCACTTCCAGAACACGTTAAATATCTTGTCACATTGAAATACTCCGAACAGTCCCTTTTCTTTCCTGCGCAGCGCTGAAAATGTTCCTGAACATACGTCCAGAAAGACCGCCCTGTCGTCAATTGATTGTGCAGCTTCTCTCTTTCCTGTGGAAGATCTTACTATTCTTTCGTACCCAGCGGTTGTTCCGCTTTTATTCTAGTTCTCTATTGGTGGCTTACGATGCAAAAAGATTGCGGCATTACCTACGTCTGAATAACACCAGCACCGATAGAACGGGGAGCCGCGTAGCCAAATCACTCTCTTCCATGAGCAATCATGCAACTATATCGAATGTGTTCAAAGACGTAAGCGACCGCGACAACGACCGCGACGCTACGAGTAACACGAGTATCCGTGAAACGAACAGAAACCAGACCACGGAGAGGGTACACTTCATTAAAAGGAGTATCAGTTTGAGCAGCGAATGCGATTCGGTGGGGAAAGAAAAGACTCTCAACAGAAGCGGATCCTGCAGTTCGGATTTCCGAGTGGACCGACTTTGTCGCACTCATTCTTACGTCAACAATTTCGACGACgacattattaaaatgaaagaagattaCGACGCCCTGCTGAGCGAACTCAGTAGTTCTTCGGAGGAGAAGCAGAACTGGGTTAGGATCAATATGATCGATTTCACCCACGTATTTCCAACGGAGGATCCAACCACTTTGGACTTGAATTATTTGGAAGGGATCGAGAACTTGATCAAACTCGTCGAAATGTTCCTTGTGTCCAAGGATAACGGCGCATAAACTATATTCATCGTAACGTAGAACTCGATGTTACacgtttccttttaaattgcaatacgatgtgttacaaaatttcattttatattctgtaattaaatGCAATTGTTTCGCGTTAGAACCAATCGGAAGTACGAGCAGGAGGTCGTAATTCGCGATAATGTGTACCGTCGCGTTATCGCGTGGACAAACCACGAGGTCAGGAACGTTTCGCGAAAGCTTATCGAGTAGCGCGCAACACGATCGAACAGGAAAATATTTCGCGTCGCATCGTTTCGGAATATTATTTGCGCAACCTTTCCGGTGCGATGCTTGCAATCGCCACGATCACGGAAAAACTCGAAAATTACGTGTTGATTCCTTTCGTATCAGATGTAATATCCATAAGATTCGCGTTCTTCGGTGCACGTCACTTATCGCATTACTAAAGACTGTACTCATTGGGTTTATCGGCATGTAGCCGTTCACTTAACAATTCTCGTAGTCACCAATTTTTTCCTCGCGTATCGTCTATTATGTTACTTTCGTGCAAGTAAGATTCTATCATCGCACCTACCGAACAAGAAAATTGTTATGTTAAtatgatacaaaaaataaaaaaagttaacgTAAAACTAAAAGTCTTCATTCTTATACTTTGTAAACGAATAGAGGCGGACTAGAAGTAaccgaaacattttcttttattaaagtttataATCTCGTAATAGATAAGAGAAAAATGGTACCGCAAACTTAACGAAAGGTCATCGATGAGAATGAATAGACGGATGCATGAACACTACGCGGAAATTAGTCGTCCTTTTTATTTGACTTTAAGATCGTCGAGaacttgaatttaaattaaatgaaataaacgtacgagaatttttgtttacatatgaGAACAGGAaacgttcaatttctttcgatttcgtCTCGAGTTTTGTCTATACCGTCCAGAAACGACGCGTGGCACGGCAAAGATTAGTTTGGCAACGAGTTTTACCCTCTATTCGCTGCGATGAAACGCACGCGATAAATTTAGAGTCACAATTGCGGAAATAAAAGGCGAGGAAACGTGCACGTGCGCGCACCCGTTTAAGGGGTCATTCCTCTGCGAAAGCTCTAAAGTTTACCAATTCtagttatctttttttaatcaaaggGAGTCTCGGTGCGCGTATCGACGACTGTTTTTTACTCGTTACCACGCATTGGAAAAAGTATAGAATATAAAAGCTGGTAGAAGGACAATCGagtcgaagaaaaacattaaGAAACGTAAGTGC
This genomic interval carries:
- the LOC128880949 gene encoding inositol polyphosphate multikinase-like, whose protein sequence is MTTLDSQADKTLCHLDKVSSTELAEISFECGIYDGLSPLENQVAGHMFDDKRRTIGMLRRPDGRVLKPVVKPLLGKREIAFYESLQASQDPVMLQLKNYVPKYYGTTELQIFGKRVTFLTLKDIIHGMAEPCVMDIKIGRRTWDPLATPQKRATEELKYAESKRTYGFCITGFHVYCLSSGQLKKFGKHYGKTLDAKGVVEALKMFLNIRPERPPCRQLIVQLLSFLWKILLFFRTQRLFRFYSSSLLVAYDAKRLRHYLRLNNTSTDRTGSRVAKSLSSMSNHATISNVFKDVSDRDNDRDATSNTSIRETNRNQTTERVHFIKRSISLSSECDSVGKEKTLNRSGSCSSDFRVDRLCRTHSYVNNFDDDIIKMKEDYDALLSELSSSSEEKQNWVRINMIDFTHVFPTEDPTTLDLNYLEGIENLIKLVEMFLVSKDNGA